In the Drosophila biarmipes strain raj3 chromosome X, RU_DBia_V1.1, whole genome shotgun sequence genome, one interval contains:
- the LOC108035811 gene encoding cytochrome P450 18a1, whose translation MLADSYLIKFLLRQLQVQQDGDAQHLLMVFLGLLALVSLLQWLLRNYRELRKLPPGPWGLPVIGYLLFMGNEKHTRFMELAKRYGSLFSTRLGSQLTVVMSDYKMIRECFRREEFTGRPDTPFMQTLNGYGIINSTGKLWKDQRRFLHDKLRQFGMTYMGNGKQQMQKRIMTEVHEFIGHLHASDGKPVDMSPVISVAVSNVICSLMMSTRFSIDDPKFRRFNFLIEEGMRLFGEIHTVDYIPTMQCFPSISTAKNKIAQNRAEMQRFYQDVIDDHKRSFDPSNIRDLVDFYLCEIEKAKAEGTDAELFDGKNHEEQLVQVIIDLFSAGMETIKTTLLWINVFMLRNPKEMRRVQDELDQVVGRHRLPTIEDLQYLPVTESTILESMRRSSIVPLATTHSPTRDVELNGYTIPAGSHVIPLINSVHMDPNLWEKPEEFRPSRFIDTEGKVRKPEYFIPFGVGRRMCLGDVLARMELFLFFASFMHCFDIALPEGQPLPSLKGNVGATITPEAFKVCLKRRPLAPTAADPHHMRNVGAN comes from the exons ATGCTGGCCGACTCGTACCTGATCAAGTTTCTGCTGCGCCAGCTGCAGGTGCAGCAGGACGGCGATGCCCAGCACCTGCTGATGGTCTTCCTGGGCCTGCTGGCCCTCGTCAGCCTGCTCCAGTGGCTGCTCAGGAACTACAGGGAGCTGCGCAAGCTGCCCCCGGGCCCCTGGGGCCTGCCCGTGATCGGGTACCTGCTGTTCATGGGCAACGAGAAGCACACCCGCTTCATGGAGCTGGCCAAGCGCTACGGCTCCCTCTTCTCCACGCGCCTGGGCAGCCAGCTGACGGTCGTGATGAGCGACTACAAGATGATCCGCGAGTGCTTCCGGCGCGAGGAGTTCACCGGCCGCCCGGACACCCCCTTCATGCAGACGCTCAACGGCTACG GCATCATCAACAGCACCGGCAAGCTGTGGAAGGACCAGCGCCGCTTTCTGCACGACAAGCTCCGCCAGTTCGGCATGACCTACATGGGCAACGGCAAGCAGCAGATGCAGAAGCGCATCATG ACGGAAGTGCACGAGTTCATCGGCCACTTGCACGCCAGCGACGGCAAGCCCGTCGACATGTCGCCCGTCATCTCGGTGGCCGTGAGCAACGTGATCTGCAGCCTGATGATGTCCACCCGGTTCAGCATCGACGACCCCAAGTTCCGGCGCTTCAACTTCCTCATCGAGGAGGGCATGCGCCTGTTCGGCGAGATCCACACCGTCGACTACATCCCCACCATGCAGTGCTTCCCCAGCATCTCGACGGCCAAGAACAAGATCGCCCAGAACCGGGCCGAGATGCAGCGCTTCTACCAGGACGTGATCGACGACCACAAGCGCAGCTTCGACCCCAGCAACATCCGCGACCTGGTCGACTTCTACCTCTGCGAGATCGAGAAGGCCAAGGCCGAGGGCACCGATGCCGAGCTCTTCGACGGCAAGAACCACG AGGAGCAACTGGTGCAGGTGATCATCGACCTGTTCTCCGCCGGCATGGAAACCATCAAGACCACCCTGTTGTGGATCAACGTGTTCATGCTGCGCAACCCCAAGGAGATGCGCCGCGTCCAGGACGAACTGGACCAGGTGGTGGGACGCCACCGCCTGCCCACCATCGAGGACCTGCAGTACCTGCCCGTCACCGAGTCCACCATCCTGGAGTCCATGCGCCGCTCCAGCATCGTTCCCTTGGCCACCACCCACTCGCCCACAAG GGATGTGGAACTCAACGGGTACACCATACCGGCCGGCTCGCACGTCATCCCGCTGATCAACAGCGTCCACATGGACCCCAACCTGTGGGAGAAGCCCGAGGAGTTCCGCCCCTCGCGATTCATCGACACCGAGGGCAAGGTGCGCAAGCCGGAGTACTTCATCCCCTTCGGCGTGGGACGGCGGATGTGCCTGGGCGACGTGCTGGCGCGCATGGAGCTCTTCCTGTTCTTCGCCTCCTTCATGCACTGCTTCGACATCGCCCTGCCCGAGGGCCAGCCGCTGCCCAGCCTCAAGGGCAACGTGGGGGCCACCATCACGCCGGAGGCCTTCAAGGTCTGCCTCAAGCGCCGCCCCCTGGCGCCCACCGCCGCCGATCCGCACCACATGCGCAACGTCGGCGCCAACTGA